CGAGGCCGAATACGCCGGTGGCACCGGCGATCGGCGTGTGGTGCCAATGGGCAAAGCCTGACGCCGTGCGTGATAGCAAGCCGAGCGCTACGGTCTTCGTGCGATCGTCGCCGAACTCGGCCCGTCGATTCTGTTCGATGCCGGCCTGCAATTGCAGGCGCTGACCGCCGCGTCGCACGTTGGCGTCGACGGTACCGCGCAGCGTGCGGATCTGCTGCCGGCCAGTGTAGTTCGGGGCCGTGATCGGGTCGTCGGCCACTTGAATGCGCTCGTCGCGCAGCGAGCCGGTGCCGGTGACGTCGGCGCGCGCCCCCTGCCAACCCAACGCGCCTTCGGTGTAGCCGGTCATGTTGCCGGTATTGGGCACGATGCCGCCTGGCGTGCGCAGATCCACAGCGCGTCGGCCGGTGCCGCTGAGTCGCCAACCGAGCGAGCCCGCACCTACTGCGCTCGCGCCTTCGCCAACCAAGGTGAGTGAGGGCGAATGCGCGGCGCTGTTCCACGCCGTCGCGATGCGGCCACGCGTCACGCGCTCGCCGTGCTCCGCGATCGGGAGCGGGCGCCGCACCACGTTGACCACGCCACCCAGCGCGTCGGACCCGTACAGCACACTGGCCGGTCCCTTCACGACCTCGAGTCGCTCGGCGTCGGCCGACTCTACGTTCGGGGAGTGGTCGTGTCCCCACTGCTGGGTCTCGGTGCGCTGGCCGTTAGCGAGGGTGACCACGCGATTATTGGTCAGCCCGCGGATGACGGGTTTGCCGATGCCGGTGGTCATGGAGAGCGACCGGATGCCTGGGATCTGCTGCAGCGTTTCGCCAAGCGAGGCGGAGTTGGCGCGTCGGAGTTCGGCCCCGGTTAGAAGGGCCGTGGGTTGCGCAATGCGGCGCGCCTCGGTGGCCACGGCGGTCGCCGTGACCTGCAGCGTCGGGAGCGCACGGGCGGTGGTGTCGCGCTTCGAGCTGTCGGCGGGCTGTTGCTGGGCCGAGAGCGCTCTGGCCGACAAACCGGAGGCCGTGAGGGCGCAGATCGAGAGTAAGCGAATAATCAGGTGTCGCATGGGCATAAGAAAAGATTAGGCGAGGCTAAAACAGGACGCAAGCCTGACGTTATAGCGAGCCCGACTTTAGCGCCTGTACTGCGGTAAGCGCTCTCCGTTACCCGAACAGGCTATTAGCTGGGCGAGACGTCTGGCCCTGGTGGCGGGCTGCTTGGCGCCGATCACCCACCAGGTCGCCTGCTTTCGATACCCGGCCGGCTGCCGCTCGAAGAACGCGAGCGCGTGCGGGCTGACGGCGAACTCGATGAGATCGGCGTCCGTGAACGCGACGTCGGCCTGCTCGAACGCGTACACCTTCGATTTCGCGTCGGTGCGCGCGTGATAGGCCGCCAATCCGGCCGCCTGCATGCGATCCTCGGCGATCAGCGACTCGACGTGCTGCAGATTGACCGCGCTCCAAATGCTGCCGGCGTTACGTGGCGTGAAGCGGATGGAATAGCGCGCGTCGTCGACGCGGCGACGCACGCCGTCAATCCACCCGAAGCAGAGCGCCTCGCGCACCGATTCGGTCCACGTCATGGATGGCGTACCGGTGCCCACCTTGTGAAAACCCACCACGAGCTCGCGATGCGAGTCGTGGTGGGTTGCGAGCCAGCGCCGGAAGTCGGCGGCACTGGCGAAGTAGTGCGGAGTCGGTGGCGTGGTCACCAGCGGAATCTACGGAACGAGCGCCGCTTTGGCCTGTGCCGGCTTCGGGTTCTTCACGTACGTATCCATCCACGCCACCCAGCGCGCCCACAGGTCGAGGTCACTGGCGTACGTGGCCACGCTGTGATCTTCGTACGGATACATGTAGAGCGCGGCCTGCTTGCCGAGTCCCTGCAACGCGAGGAACATGCGACGCGAGCTGATCGGATCGGTGCCCTGATTCTGATCTTCGATGGCGTGGTACATGAGCAGCGCCCCCGAGATCTTGTCGGCCCGCAGGAACGGCGACATGTCGAGGTACGTGTCCTGCGCCTGATAGAAGTTGCGACGCTCGCTCTGGAAGCCGAAGGGCGTGAGCGTGCGGTTGTACATGCCGTCGCCGGCAATGCCCGCCTTGAAGTTCGGCATGAGCGTGAGCGCATTGACGGTGCTGAAGGCGCCGTAGCTGTGTCCGCCGATGCCCATCTTGTCGCGATCCACGAAGCCGGCTTCCACGACGGCGTCGAGTACGGCATCAAGATTTTCCTTGAGGTCCCGCGTGTAATTGTCGTTCATCTTGCCGGCGTCGCCGAAGATCGGGATATCGGGTTCGATGAACGCGTAGCCCTGACTCACCCACAGCTTGGTGGCGGTGGCCGGACGCGCCGACGGGACTTCGGGGAACTTGTTGATGTTCGTGGTATAGCGCGTGCGCTCGTAGTCCTGCGCGCTGCTGAATTCGCGCGGATAGAACCAGATCACGCCGGGGAGCTTCGTGCCCGGCTGCCAGTCACGCGGCACCGTGACTTCCACCCAGAACTTGGTGCCGTCGCGCGGGCGCGTGACTTCGAGGCGCTTGAACTGCGCACCAGTGACTTCGGGAGCCACGTCGCGATTCGTCGTGAGCTTCTTGGCGTCGGTGCTGCCCGCCGTACGCAGCCAGGCATCGGTGATGGTGGTGTTCGACTCGCGCGTGACGATGAACTGCGAGACGTCATCGTCGAGCGGCGCGACGAACTCTTCGTACATGTTCGCCGGGCTATCCATCACGCGCGTGCGGGTCTTCGATTCGATGTCGAGCTTGTCGACCCACGGACGCGGCGCCTGCGTGGCCCACTTGGCGCCATACGCCCGCGTGCCGGAGAGCGCGATCGACTTGCCGTCCTTGGCGAGCAGCACGTACCGACGTCCACCAGGTGCGGTACGCAGCAGCACCGCACCCTGCGTGGAGTCTGCGGCGCCTCGCGCGGCACCACCGCCGCCACCGAAGCCGGCAATAGC
The genomic region above belongs to Gemmatimonas sp. and contains:
- a CDS encoding YdeI/OmpD-associated family protein — encoded protein: MTTPPTPHYFASAADFRRWLATHHDSHRELVVGFHKVGTGTPSMTWTESVREALCFGWIDGVRRRVDDARYSIRFTPRNAGSIWSAVNLQHVESLIAEDRMQAAGLAAYHARTDAKSKVYAFEQADVAFTDADLIEFAVSPHALAFFERQPAGYRKQATWWVIGAKQPATRARRLAQLIACSGNGERLPQYRR
- a CDS encoding TonB-dependent receptor, producing MRHLIIRLLSICALTASGLSARALSAQQQPADSSKRDTTARALPTLQVTATAVATEARRIAQPTALLTGAELRRANSASLGETLQQIPGIRSLSMTTGIGKPVIRGLTNNRVVTLANGQRTETQQWGHDHSPNVESADAERLEVVKGPASVLYGSDALGGVVNVVRRPLPIAEHGERVTRGRIATAWNSAAHSPSLTLVGEGASAVGAGSLGWRLSGTGRRAVDLRTPGGIVPNTGNMTGYTEGALGWQGARADVTGTGSLRDERIQVADDPITAPNYTGRQQIRTLRGTVDANVRRGGQRLQLQAGIEQNRRAEFGDDRTKTVALGLLSRTASGFAHWHHTPIAGATGVFGLAVQHTRFSTFGSQTLIPDNTARSLGVYVLEQRNVGDFALSAGARHDWRTLSTPGNGVLGLLPTDRAFTATTGTLGAVYRPTSPLSVAVNVARGFRSPSASDLFANGFHEGTRAFEIGRADLRVESSVNVDAALRLRTTRVTGELTGYVNRIRDYIYLTPVGMPGRALDSLQIEQGNARLVGAELGAAVSLTRTLSLQTTADVVHATNTSDRTALPFVPPPRAVLTMRWDERAPGRHASLSSEWNTKQTRTFRSDFAPQAWNVVSTSAGFSRLTPRGLVHVDLSVRNLFDTRYRDFMSRYKEFADAAGRAFVLRVSADL